One part of the Granulicella arctica genome encodes these proteins:
- the nrfD gene encoding NrfD/PsrC family molybdoenzyme membrane anchor subunit, with the protein MATKGPIHDPVVDPMIDPRTGEYAVIAPGHNFKSVTQKIAGIVLTSNTPLGWFFGLIVGGGIATGVVIGITWLFLKGVGIWGVTIPGAWGFAIINFVWWIGIGHAGTLISAILLLFKQTWRNSINRFAEAMTIFAVCCAGIFPLIHVGRPWVAYWLFPYPNTMNVWPQFRSPLAWDVFAVSTYATISVVFWYIGMIPDFGTLRDRATLPFAKWAYGLLSLGWRGSTRHWIRYETASLLLAGLSTPLVLSVHTVISFDFAVAAMAGWHTTIFPPYFVAGAVYSGFAMVITLAVPIRKFYHLEDFVTLRHMDNMAKVMLATGSIVGYGYGMEVFMSWFSASHWEFFMMWNRMFGPMGWAYWILIGTNLAIPLTTLWSRKLRVNVTYLFILSFIINTGMWFERFVIVVTSLYRDYLPSSWGTYRATKWDYIIYVGTMGMFTFLFLLFVRLLPMIPMSEVRMMLPQTKVRPGGGDSETVIEETV; encoded by the coding sequence ATGGCGACCAAAGGACCCATTCACGACCCGGTTGTCGACCCGATGATCGATCCGCGTACCGGAGAGTACGCGGTCATCGCGCCGGGCCACAACTTCAAGTCGGTAACACAGAAGATCGCCGGCATTGTGCTGACGTCGAATACGCCGTTGGGCTGGTTCTTTGGCCTGATCGTAGGCGGAGGCATTGCGACGGGTGTGGTGATCGGCATCACATGGCTGTTCCTGAAGGGCGTTGGAATCTGGGGCGTAACGATTCCTGGAGCCTGGGGTTTTGCCATCATCAACTTCGTGTGGTGGATTGGTATTGGCCATGCGGGTACGCTGATCTCGGCCATTCTGCTGTTGTTCAAGCAGACGTGGCGTAACTCGATCAATCGATTCGCTGAGGCGATGACGATCTTCGCCGTGTGTTGCGCGGGTATCTTCCCGCTGATTCACGTGGGTCGCCCCTGGGTAGCGTACTGGCTATTCCCCTACCCAAACACGATGAACGTCTGGCCGCAGTTCCGCAGCCCGTTGGCATGGGACGTGTTTGCGGTATCGACGTATGCGACGATCTCGGTGGTCTTCTGGTACATCGGCATGATTCCCGACTTCGGGACGCTGCGCGACCGGGCGACACTGCCCTTTGCGAAGTGGGCTTATGGTCTGCTGTCGCTGGGTTGGCGCGGATCGACGCGGCACTGGATTCGGTATGAGACGGCATCGCTGCTGTTGGCGGGACTTTCGACGCCGCTGGTGCTCTCGGTGCATACGGTCATCAGCTTCGACTTCGCTGTGGCGGCTATGGCGGGTTGGCATACTACGATCTTCCCGCCTTACTTCGTGGCGGGCGCGGTGTACTCCGGTTTTGCGATGGTCATCACGCTGGCTGTGCCGATCCGCAAGTTCTACCACCTTGAAGACTTCGTAACGTTGCGCCACATGGACAATATGGCCAAGGTTATGTTGGCGACTGGCTCGATTGTCGGTTACGGCTATGGCATGGAAGTCTTTATGTCCTGGTTCTCGGCCAGCCATTGGGAGTTCTTCATGATGTGGAACCGTATGTTTGGGCCGATGGGCTGGGCATACTGGATCCTGATCGGGACGAATCTTGCGATTCCTCTGACGACTCTGTGGTCACGCAAGCTGCGGGTCAATGTGACCTACCTGTTCATCCTGTCGTTCATCATTAATACAGGTATGTGGTTTGAGCGGTTCGTGATCGTCGTCACCAGTTTGTATCGTGACTACCTGCCTTCGAGCTGGGGTACATACCGGGCGACCAAGTGGGATTACATCATTTATGTCGGCACGATGGGTATGTTTACCTTCCTATTCCTGCTGTTTGTTCGTCTGCTTCCGATGATTCCGATGTCCGAGGTCCGGATGATGCTGCCGCAGACGAAGGTTCGTCCGGGCGGCGGGGATTCTGAAACTGTGATTGAGGAGACTGTCTGA
- a CDS encoding DNA-3-methyladenine glycosylase family protein — MPRPLTSPRAPRYDADLALQTLAQADPKLGKLIARAGPFTLRVASTQSPFQALVESIVYQQLHGKAAATIHRRLLESFHPICGLDNHPDPQHILDCPNEQLRAAGLSHNKALALRDLAAKTLDGTVPTLPRIRRMSDEAIIEHLTQVRGIGKWTVEMLLMFRLGRPDVLPVDDYGVRKGFALTFGKLKPTDKVTPADLPKPAEMEKRAARWQPWRSVASWYLWRACDLAAGKTMVLPGA, encoded by the coding sequence ATGCCGCGACCACTTACCAGCCCCCGGGCTCCCCGTTACGACGCCGACCTCGCCCTCCAGACTCTCGCTCAGGCTGACCCGAAACTCGGCAAACTCATCGCCCGCGCCGGTCCCTTCACTCTCCGTGTCGCCAGCACCCAGTCCCCGTTTCAAGCATTGGTCGAAAGCATCGTCTACCAGCAGCTCCACGGCAAGGCCGCCGCCACCATCCACCGCCGCCTGCTCGAGAGCTTCCACCCCATCTGCGGCCTCGACAATCACCCCGACCCGCAGCACATTCTCGACTGCCCCAACGAGCAGCTCCGCGCCGCCGGCCTCTCCCACAACAAAGCTCTCGCTCTCAGAGACCTCGCCGCCAAAACCCTCGACGGCACCGTCCCCACCCTCCCCCGCATCCGCCGCATGTCCGACGAGGCCATCATCGAGCACCTCACCCAGGTCCGCGGCATCGGGAAATGGACCGTCGAGATGCTTCTCATGTTCCGTCTCGGCCGCCCCGACGTCCTCCCCGTCGACGACTACGGCGTCCGCAAAGGCTTCGCCCTCACCTTCGGCAAGCTCAAACCCACCGACAAAGTCACCCCCGCCGACCTCCCCAAACCCGCCGAAATGGAGAAGCGAGCCGCCCGCTGGCAGCCCTGGCGCTCTGTCGCAAGCTGGTATCTCTGGCGCGCCTGCGACCTCGCCGCAGGCAAGACGATGGTCCTGCCCGGCGCATGA
- a CDS encoding cytochrome c3 family protein, translating into MAQVFDRSSNALARMSLVLTGLLVIALGVALNSLQRSPWVTRQGQRPDQPIPFSHKHHVEGLGLQCQYCHTSVEKSSYAGIPPTKTCINCHAQIWTNAQLLEPVRESWATGASIQWIKVHDLPDYVYFNHEIHVNKGIGCASCHGRVDEMPLMYEQNTLQMEWCLNCHRNPAVNLRPTSEIYNMAWAGPSSDKPVWCTQTGASGPTAQAVNCTTKDPKGSNPEVAMLQASAVSGHSELQAASDGASTGLMLPASYQKFTSQIELGKYLTAQYHIRSANELSSCEVCHR; encoded by the coding sequence ATGGCGCAAGTTTTTGACCGCAGTTCGAACGCGCTGGCTCGGATGAGCCTGGTCTTGACGGGTCTGCTCGTCATCGCGCTCGGCGTAGCCCTGAACTCATTGCAGCGTTCCCCGTGGGTGACGCGGCAGGGTCAGCGGCCGGACCAGCCAATCCCGTTCAGCCACAAGCATCACGTGGAGGGGCTCGGCTTGCAGTGCCAGTACTGCCATACCTCCGTCGAGAAGTCGAGCTACGCGGGTATTCCGCCGACGAAGACATGTATCAATTGTCATGCTCAAATCTGGACGAATGCTCAGCTATTGGAGCCTGTCCGTGAGAGCTGGGCGACGGGGGCGTCGATCCAGTGGATCAAGGTGCATGACCTTCCGGACTATGTTTATTTCAACCATGAGATCCATGTAAATAAGGGCATCGGCTGTGCGAGCTGTCACGGTCGCGTGGATGAGATGCCGCTGATGTATGAGCAGAACACGTTGCAGATGGAATGGTGTCTGAACTGCCACCGTAATCCTGCCGTGAATCTCCGGCCAACGAGCGAAATCTACAATATGGCGTGGGCTGGTCCCTCGAGCGACAAGCCGGTATGGTGCACACAGACGGGTGCATCCGGACCGACGGCGCAGGCTGTGAACTGCACGACGAAGGATCCGAAGGGTAGCAATCCTGAGGTTGCGATGTTGCAGGCTTCCGCGGTCAGTGGCCATAGTGAGTTGCAGGCGGCCAGCGATGGGGCGTCTACAGGGTTGATGCTTCCGGCGAGCTATCAGAAGTTCACGAGCCAGATCGAACTGGGCAAATATCTGACCGCGCAGTATCACATTCGCTCGGCTAACGAGCTTTCGAGCTGCGAGGTGTGCCACCGATGA
- a CDS encoding DUF3341 domain-containing protein — MPPREGIYGLIAEFNTPSELVHATQQAREAGYRRMECYTPYPVEEAAEALHFHKNRVPLVCLLGGIMGVTTAFLMETWINVWGYPLNIAGRPLFSWPAFIIPAYEWTILFAGLSAAFGMISLNGLPQLYHPVFNAPNFRNGATTDKFFLCLEATDPKFSLTETRAFLEQFPTVSVVEVDH; from the coding sequence ATGCCGCCTCGCGAAGGAATATACGGTCTGATCGCGGAGTTCAATACTCCCAGCGAGTTGGTGCATGCCACACAGCAGGCTCGTGAAGCAGGATACCGGCGCATGGAATGCTACACGCCCTATCCAGTCGAAGAGGCAGCCGAGGCGCTGCACTTCCATAAGAACCGCGTGCCTCTGGTCTGCCTGCTGGGCGGCATTATGGGTGTGACGACGGCATTTCTGATGGAGACCTGGATCAATGTCTGGGGGTATCCGCTGAATATTGCAGGACGCCCTCTGTTCTCCTGGCCTGCTTTCATTATCCCGGCGTACGAGTGGACTATTCTGTTCGCCGGCCTCTCGGCGGCATTCGGCATGATCTCTCTGAACGGTCTTCCGCAGCTCTATCATCCGGTCTTCAACGCTCCCAACTTCCGGAATGGCGCGACGACCGACAAATTCTTCCTGTGTCTCGAGGCGACGGACCCGAAGTTTTCGCTGACTGAGACTCGGGCATTTCTCGAGCAGTTCCCTACGGTCTCCGTGGTGGAGGTGGATCATTAA
- a CDS encoding AbrB/MazE/SpoVT family DNA-binding domain-containing protein encodes MELKIRKIGNGYGVLFPKQLLEEMRVTENSVLQVEKIDGVYQIHPHDPEFAAALRAFRETEPAHRNSYRELAK; translated from the coding sequence ATGGAACTGAAGATTCGCAAGATCGGCAATGGTTACGGTGTTCTCTTTCCGAAGCAGCTACTGGAAGAGATGCGCGTTACGGAGAATTCGGTGTTGCAGGTGGAGAAGATTGACGGGGTCTATCAGATCCATCCGCACGATCCGGAGTTTGCGGCGGCGTTGCGGGCGTTTCGTGAGACGGAGCCTGCGCATCGGAATAGCTATCGTGAACTGGCTAAATAA
- a CDS encoding DUF2809 domain-containing protein, with amino-acid sequence MNRRILCATLAACTICTGLVWRLAPLGLPPFLYKYGGSILWAAMVYWVLGILAPHMRSLPLAMIAVTVASCVELFRLIHSPALDAFRLTLTGKLLLGRVFSLRDIAAYGLAIAATAIVDASVIKHKLSALNRSTSRSV; translated from the coding sequence ATGAACCGCCGCATCCTTTGTGCGACTTTGGCGGCATGTACCATCTGTACCGGCCTTGTCTGGAGGCTCGCCCCGCTCGGACTGCCGCCTTTTTTGTATAAGTACGGCGGCTCAATCCTATGGGCGGCAATGGTCTACTGGGTTTTAGGCATTCTCGCGCCACACATGCGATCCTTACCCCTCGCCATGATCGCCGTCACAGTCGCCTCCTGCGTCGAGCTTTTCCGCCTTATCCACAGCCCGGCACTCGATGCCTTCCGGCTCACCCTCACCGGCAAGCTGCTACTAGGGCGCGTCTTCTCCCTGCGCGATATCGCAGCCTACGGACTCGCAATCGCCGCAACAGCAATCGTCGATGCCTCTGTCATAAAACATAAACTGAGCGCCCTCAATCGATCGACTTCACGCTCCGTATGA
- a CDS encoding type II toxin-antitoxin system death-on-curing family toxin, whose translation MRFLNSIMIRAIHADLIAGYGGSHGLRDLGLLESALARPEQLAHYEPDAGVERLAAVLGWGLLKNHAFLDGNKRVALAAVVTFLKLNGYALTCSEVEETAMVLRAAASEIDEAAWTDWVIRSVKSID comes from the coding sequence ATGCGTTTTCTAAACAGCATCATGATACGTGCTATTCACGCCGACCTGATTGCAGGATATGGTGGGAGCCATGGTCTGCGCGACCTCGGCCTGCTGGAGTCGGCGCTTGCGCGCCCTGAGCAGCTGGCGCATTACGAGCCTGATGCGGGTGTGGAGCGGCTCGCGGCGGTGCTTGGATGGGGGTTGCTGAAGAACCATGCGTTTTTGGATGGCAATAAGAGAGTGGCTCTGGCAGCAGTTGTTACCTTCTTGAAGTTGAACGGGTATGCGCTGACGTGCTCCGAGGTGGAGGAGACGGCGATGGTGCTGCGGGCGGCGGCGAGCGAGATCGATGAGGCAGCGTGGACGGACTGGGTCATACGGAGCGTGAAGTCGATCGATTGA
- a CDS encoding TAT-variant-translocated molybdopterin oxidoreductase has product MKTTSEQAAQMGTENAMVQKNEQAAAAPVVVTQIAKARMTLAQVQSKLEGKTGRRFWKNLDELSDDPQFHELMAEEFPRQSTEWVDSVSRRGFMKVMGASLALAGLAGCTKQPDEPIFPYIKQPEDLVLGKPMYFATAYPFPTGAIPVLVKSDSFRPIKVDGNPDHPVSKGKSDSFTQGTLLDLYDPDRSQHVLYRGQTDSWGRFQQEFAAAAKKTMGGQGVYFLSETITSPTLAAQWKQVQQKYPQAKLVQWEPVNQDSSRAASKAAFGSYTDAQYKLEEADVILSLDADFLGGIAHPGFLPLAAAYAERHRYEEGKTPNRLYVVETMPTVTGFKAEHRLGLKPSDIVAFAAALSSDSTLSDPAQQKFLTAVLKDLKQSGGKAVVIPGEQAPASVHAAAYALNAAIGAIGKTVIYTETVNPLPSEQIADLKSLVADMNAGKVQWLVMLGVNPIYSAPVDLNFVAAFNKVPVTVHLGSHVDETGVLSNWHINKAHYLESWSDARTYDGTISIIQPMIAPLYSGKSAHEVFQSLLDNPQASPYDVVEANAKTYVKGDFATAWRKALHDGWVEGTAFTAKAGTPSKASVAAVPVVAADPDALEISFRPDPSLYDGRFANVGWLQELPKQVTSLSWDNAALLGLGTMEKLGLDENQAIEIQLNGRTVIAPVLMVPGHPDGAVTVHLGFGRSADAGRVGAGVGFNSYVLRTADQALSSGGAKLKKSAGTYDLCVTKVHSIEHRGAFAQHDLEKPLSDKEGTFSLPGHEAAERGIIRYATLEEVKKDPNFAHEGGPGALVNKVGYSPEGETPGKDETFFPEAWNYQRKDPSSLKIQNSWGMAIDLNSCTGCNACIVSCYAENNIPVVGREQVKVGRNMQWLRIDTYFEGDLTAPRAHFQPMGCQHCENAGCEQVCPVGATVHTPEGLNTMVYNRCVGTRYCSNNCIYKVRRFNFLMYSDYDTESLKFMRNPDVTVRSRGVMEKCSYCVQRIEAAKIEADKENREVRDGDIVTACQQACPTSAISFGNINDPASRVAKQKAKERDYQVLADLNFRPRTSYTAGVINPNPELA; this is encoded by the coding sequence ATGAAGACGACTTCAGAGCAGGCGGCACAGATGGGAACTGAAAACGCAATGGTGCAGAAGAACGAACAGGCCGCAGCGGCTCCCGTTGTGGTCACCCAGATCGCAAAGGCGAGGATGACGCTCGCTCAGGTGCAGAGCAAGCTGGAGGGTAAGACGGGCCGGCGGTTCTGGAAGAATCTTGACGAGTTGTCGGACGATCCGCAGTTTCATGAGTTGATGGCGGAGGAGTTTCCGCGCCAGTCGACCGAGTGGGTCGATTCTGTCAGCCGCCGTGGGTTTATGAAGGTGATGGGCGCTTCGTTGGCGCTGGCCGGTCTGGCTGGTTGTACGAAGCAACCGGACGAGCCGATCTTCCCGTACATCAAGCAGCCGGAGGATCTGGTTCTCGGCAAGCCGATGTACTTTGCGACGGCTTACCCCTTCCCGACCGGTGCGATTCCTGTGCTAGTGAAGTCGGACTCGTTCCGTCCGATCAAGGTGGACGGTAATCCTGACCATCCTGTCTCGAAGGGTAAGTCGGATTCGTTTACGCAGGGAACGCTGCTCGATCTGTATGATCCGGATCGGTCGCAGCATGTTCTCTATCGCGGCCAGACGGATAGCTGGGGCCGTTTCCAGCAGGAATTTGCAGCAGCTGCAAAGAAGACCATGGGCGGCCAGGGCGTTTATTTCCTGAGCGAGACGATTACCTCGCCTACATTGGCTGCGCAGTGGAAGCAGGTTCAGCAAAAGTATCCGCAGGCGAAGCTGGTGCAGTGGGAGCCGGTGAACCAGGACTCCTCGCGTGCGGCGTCGAAGGCGGCGTTCGGCAGCTATACGGATGCGCAGTACAAGCTGGAAGAGGCGGATGTCATCCTCTCGCTCGATGCGGATTTCCTTGGTGGCATTGCTCACCCGGGCTTCCTTCCGCTGGCGGCAGCCTATGCGGAGCGGCATCGGTACGAAGAGGGCAAGACACCGAATCGTCTGTATGTTGTCGAGACGATGCCGACGGTCACGGGCTTCAAGGCGGAGCATCGGCTGGGACTGAAGCCGAGCGATATTGTGGCGTTTGCGGCGGCACTGTCGAGCGATTCGACTTTGAGCGATCCTGCTCAGCAGAAGTTTTTGACGGCTGTACTGAAGGATCTGAAGCAAAGTGGCGGGAAGGCTGTCGTGATTCCGGGTGAGCAGGCTCCGGCGTCGGTACATGCGGCGGCGTATGCGCTGAATGCGGCGATCGGCGCGATCGGCAAGACGGTGATCTACACCGAGACAGTGAATCCGTTGCCGTCCGAGCAGATTGCGGACCTGAAGTCGCTGGTTGCGGACATGAATGCGGGGAAGGTTCAGTGGCTGGTGATGCTGGGCGTGAACCCGATCTACTCTGCTCCGGTCGATCTGAACTTCGTTGCAGCGTTCAACAAGGTTCCGGTGACGGTGCATCTTGGCTCGCATGTAGATGAGACGGGCGTGCTGTCGAACTGGCACATCAATAAGGCTCATTATCTTGAGAGCTGGTCGGATGCGCGGACGTATGACGGAACGATCTCGATCATTCAACCGATGATTGCGCCGCTGTACTCGGGTAAAAGTGCACACGAGGTCTTCCAGTCGCTGCTCGACAATCCGCAAGCTTCGCCCTATGACGTGGTCGAGGCGAACGCGAAGACCTATGTGAAAGGCGACTTCGCGACCGCATGGCGCAAGGCTCTGCATGATGGTTGGGTAGAAGGCACGGCATTTACGGCGAAGGCCGGCACTCCTTCGAAGGCGAGTGTGGCTGCGGTGCCGGTGGTTGCTGCTGATCCGGATGCGCTTGAGATCTCCTTCCGTCCTGACCCGTCGCTGTATGACGGACGATTTGCGAATGTGGGATGGCTCCAGGAGCTGCCGAAGCAGGTAACCAGCTTGAGCTGGGACAACGCTGCTTTGCTAGGTCTGGGAACCATGGAAAAGCTTGGTTTAGACGAGAACCAGGCGATCGAGATTCAGCTGAACGGCCGTACGGTGATTGCGCCGGTGTTGATGGTTCCGGGACATCCGGATGGAGCCGTGACGGTTCATCTGGGGTTCGGCCGCAGCGCGGATGCGGGACGTGTCGGTGCTGGAGTTGGGTTCAACTCGTATGTGCTGCGCACGGCAGATCAGGCTTTGTCGTCTGGTGGAGCGAAGCTGAAGAAGTCCGCTGGAACCTATGATCTGTGCGTCACGAAGGTTCACTCGATCGAGCATCGCGGTGCCTTTGCTCAGCATGATCTTGAAAAGCCGCTTTCGGACAAGGAGGGTACGTTCTCCCTCCCTGGCCATGAGGCTGCCGAGCGCGGCATCATTCGCTATGCGACCCTTGAAGAGGTAAAGAAAGACCCGAACTTTGCGCATGAGGGCGGACCCGGTGCTCTGGTCAATAAGGTTGGCTACTCTCCGGAAGGCGAGACCCCGGGCAAGGATGAGACCTTCTTCCCTGAGGCTTGGAACTATCAGCGGAAGGACCCGTCTTCGCTGAAGATCCAGAACTCCTGGGGCATGGCGATCGACCTGAATAGCTGCACTGGTTGCAACGCCTGCATTGTGAGCTGCTACGCGGAGAATAATATTCCGGTGGTTGGGCGTGAGCAGGTGAAGGTCGGACGCAACATGCAGTGGCTGCGCATCGATACTTACTTTGAGGGTGATCTGACTGCACCGCGTGCGCACTTCCAGCCGATGGGTTGCCAGCACTGTGAGAATGCGGGCTGCGAACAGGTCTGCCCAGTCGGTGCGACGGTTCACACACCGGAAGGTCTGAACACGATGGTCTACAACCGGTGCGTGGGAACGCGGTACTGCTCGAACAACTGCATTTACAAGGTGCGGCGCTTCAACTTCCTGATGTACTCGGACTATGACACGGAGAGCCTGAAGTTCATGCGCAATCCGGACGTCACGGTACGTTCGCGCGGCGTGATGGAGAAGTGCAGCTACTGCGTGCAGCGGATCGAGGCGGCGAAGATTGAGGCCGATAAGGAGAACCGCGAGGTTCGCGATGGAGATATTGTGACGGCGTGCCAGCAAGCTTGCCCGACGAGCGCAATCTCCTTCGGCAACATCAACGACCCGGCGAGCCGCGTCGCGAAGCAGAAGGCAAAAGAGCGTGATTATCAGGTGTTGGCGGACTTGAACTTCCGCCCCCGCACCTCCTACACGGCTGGTGTGATCAACCCGAATCCGGAGCTGGCATAG